In one Oscillospiraceae bacterium genomic region, the following are encoded:
- a CDS encoding 2-hydroxyglutaryl-CoA dehydratase — translation MAELKYDKTGRLLFTEEMRKEYTLLVPQMLPMHFAMLVRVIQTMGYNVEMLNTTGKSILDYGQKYVHNDACFPAILVIGQLIDAVKSGKYDPHKVALVITQTGGGCRASNYIHMLRKALEKADLSYVPVISVNMSGLEHNPGFKLTLPFIRKALYAVFYGDIIMNAANQVRPYEVTPGDADRAIETCMDFLLEDMGRGKGMSYKSMVANFDRIIDVFKAVPVAGEQKVRVGVVGEIYVKYSPLGNNNLEQFLLSEGAEPVVPGLVDFVIFKIYNRDVDVDLYGGKWIKQAFCRVFGNYIKKHQRAMIDALKRSNRFRAPGDFDELHSYIKGYLGDGNKMGEGWLLTAEMLELIHTGVPNIVCTQPFGCLPNHIVGKGMIRKLKDDYPWSNIVAIDYDPGATKINQENRIKLMLANARALAKEHEEGAAEPAAPAAEREPAAV, via the coding sequence ATGGCAGAACTCAAATACGACAAGACCGGCCGCCTCCTCTTTACCGAGGAGATGCGCAAGGAATACACACTCCTGGTGCCCCAGATGCTCCCCATGCACTTCGCCATGCTGGTGCGGGTCATCCAGACCATGGGCTACAACGTGGAGATGCTCAACACCACGGGCAAGAGCATCCTGGACTACGGGCAGAAGTACGTCCACAACGACGCCTGCTTCCCCGCCATCCTGGTCATCGGCCAGCTGATCGACGCGGTGAAGAGCGGGAAATACGACCCCCACAAGGTGGCCCTGGTCATCACCCAGACCGGCGGCGGCTGCCGGGCCTCCAACTACATCCACATGCTGCGCAAGGCCCTGGAGAAGGCGGATCTGAGCTACGTGCCCGTGATCTCGGTGAACATGTCGGGACTGGAGCACAACCCCGGCTTCAAGCTGACCCTGCCCTTCATCCGCAAGGCCCTCTACGCGGTGTTCTACGGCGATATTATCATGAACGCCGCCAACCAGGTGCGGCCCTACGAGGTCACGCCCGGCGACGCCGACCGGGCCATCGAGACCTGTATGGACTTCCTGCTGGAGGATATGGGCCGGGGCAAGGGCATGAGCTACAAATCCATGGTGGCCAACTTCGACCGGATCATCGACGTGTTCAAGGCCGTGCCCGTGGCCGGGGAGCAGAAGGTCCGCGTGGGCGTGGTGGGCGAGATTTATGTCAAGTACTCCCCCCTGGGCAACAACAACCTGGAGCAGTTCCTCCTCTCCGAGGGGGCCGAGCCGGTGGTGCCGGGGCTGGTGGACTTCGTCATTTTCAAGATCTACAACCGGGACGTGGACGTGGATCTCTACGGCGGCAAGTGGATTAAGCAGGCGTTCTGCCGCGTGTTCGGCAACTACATCAAGAAGCACCAGCGGGCCATGATCGACGCCCTCAAGCGCTCGAACCGCTTCCGCGCCCCCGGCGACTTCGACGAGCTGCACAGCTACATCAAGGGCTATCTGGGCGACGGCAACAAGATGGGCGAGGGCTGGCTCCTCACCGCCGAGATGCTGGAGCTCATCCACACCGGGGTGCCCAACATCGTGTGCACCCAGCCCTTCGGCTGCCTGCCCAACCACATCGTGGGCAAGGGCATGATCCGCAAGCTGAAGGACGACTACCCCTGGAGCAACATCGTGGCCATCGACTACGACCCCGGCGCCACGAAGATCAACCAGGAGAACCGCATCAAGCTCATGCTGGCCAACGCCCGCGCCCTGGCCAAGGAGCACGAGGAGGGCGCGGCGGAGCCGGCCGCCCCCGCCGCGGAGCGGGAGCCCGCCGCCGTATGA